The genomic DNA GAAACAGAAGCCACGCCGCCGACCAAGCGATGCCTGCCATGGTCATCAGCGCATGGTGAGGCGTGGCTATCTCGGCCAGACAGCGTGCGCCCGTTGCCGCGAAGATCAGCCACAGCGCGATCCAGTGGCGTGTCAGCGGCATCAGGCCCACGTCCTTGACCCGCCGCATCGAAACCCTCGCTGCCACCGCCACGACCATTGAACCCATTGCGCCCATCGTCAGCAGATGCGTCTGGGCTAGCGGCGGAAGCATCCCCACCCGCGCGGCAACGATCCCGAGAAGTCCGGCCGCGAGGGTCGCATAAGCTATGCACAGCATCCGGCTTGCCGGCCACGCACCAACCCCGGTCCAAGCCGTGCGGAGCACCCACAAGGCGGTGATCGCCAGGGCCGATGTTCCGATCGATCCGCTCGAGAGGACCCCAAACCCCATCATGGCGAGGCCGGGCCACGTGCGTGCCGCAGGCCGTTGCGGCAAGCCGCGGCGTCGGCACTCTTCGATAAGGAAGGCGGCTATCATCCGGCCGCCCACCGCCAGGATCAGCGCGCCCATCGCCAGGGGAAGTGCCGCAGCCTGTATCTGATGTCGGACCAATGCCCCTTCCGCGATCACCAGGCCGAGTGGCACGAGAGCAAGCGGCATCTTGTCCCAGCGCCTCGCCCGCATAACGGGCAACAGGATCGCCAGCGCGACGACCAGCAAGGGCAGGGATGCCAGCCAGACCGCCTCTGGCTCCGCCAGCGCCAGCATTCGCGCGCCCAAAGCCAAGGTAGCCAGCCCCAGCGTCGGCAGAGGAGGCTCCGCCCCGGTCCACGCGCGCTGCGCGGTCAGAAGATAGCCGGAGACCGCCATGCCGCCAAAGCCGAATATTCCCAGGCGGACATGCGCCTGCCCGGGATCCGCCAACGGCAGCAGCCACAGCCATGGTAGAATGACCGCGACCATGGC from Mesorhizobium sp. M1E.F.Ca.ET.045.02.1.1 includes the following:
- a CDS encoding NnrS family protein, translated to MKRSPLIFHPAGVFFALAAMVAVILPWLWLLPLADPGQAHVRLGIFGFGGMAVSGYLLTAQRAWTGAEPPLPTLGLATLALGARMLALAEPEAVWLASLPLLVVALAILLPVMRARRWDKMPLALVPLGLVIAEGALVRHQIQAAALPLAMGALILAVGGRMIAAFLIEECRRRGLPQRPAARTWPGLAMMGFGVLSSGSIGTSALAITALWVLRTAWTGVGAWPASRMLCIAYATLAAGLLGIVAARVGMLPPLAQTHLLTMGAMGSMVVAVAARVSMRRVKDVGLMPLTRHWIALWLIFAATGARCLAEIATPHHALMTMAGIAWSAAWLLFLSAHLAALRQPAPFPLLSAERARSEPA